GGCGGCAAGGCTTTTAAGGGCCCAACTGCTCCTGGAAAGCGGGGAGCCGGTGGAGCACCTCCTGGGCTTTACCCCCTCGGTCCCCCTCACCCGGGCCTGGCAGGGCCTGCTCGCCGGCGAACCCCCGGGACGGGAACTCCGGGGATACGGTATCCTGGGGAGGTGGGTCCAACACCTCTGGGCTGAGCGGGGGAAGGTATGGACACGGCGCAAGCGGTAGAGGCCATCAAGCGCCGCCTCTCCTTAAAGGAGGTGGTGGGGCGTTACGTGGCCTTAAAGCCCGCAGGCCGGGGGCGCTGGAAGGGCCTTTGCCCCTTCCACCAGGAGAAGACCCCTTCCTTCTACGTGGACGAGGAAAAGGGCCTCTTCCACTGCTTCGGCTGCAAGGCGGGCGGGGACCTGTTCGCCTTCGTGGAGCGCATAGAGGGCCTGGACTTCCCCCAAGCCCTAGAGCGCCTGGCGGAGGAGGCCGGGGTGGAGCTTCCCAAAAAGCCCGGCGCCCCGCAAAACCGCAAGGAGCTTCTGGAGGTATTGCGCCTGGCCCAGGCCTACTTCCAGGAAGGCCTCGCCGCCTCGGAGGAGGCCAAGGGCTACCTCCAAAACCGGGGCCTCACCGAGGAAAGCGTGGCCCGCTTTGGCCTGGGCTATGCCCCGGCCAAGGCCGATGGCCTTCTCACCCACCTCGTGCGCCACGGGGTGAGCCCGGAAGAGGGCGTAAAGGCTGGGGTGCTGGCGGAGAAGGACGGGCGCTTCTTTGACCGCTTCCGGCACCGCATCACCTTCCCCATCAAGGACCACCTGGGCCGCATCGTGGCCTTCACGGGAAGGGCCTTGGGGGAGGAAACCCCCAAGTACCTGAACTCCCCGGAAACCCCCCTTTTTCGCAAGCGGGAGGTCCTCTTCGCCTACCCCGAGGCCAGGGCCAGGCTCCGGGAGGGGCGGGCCATCGTGGTGGAGGGGCTTTTTGACGCCATCGCCCTGCACCAGATGGGCTTTGGCGAAACCGTGGCCGTGCTGGGCGCAGGCCTTTCCGAGGAACAGGCCAGGCTTTTGAAAAGCCAAGAGGTGCGGGAGGTCTACCTGGCCTTTGACGCCGACGAGGCGGGGCAGAAGGCCGCCTTGCAAAGCCTAGACCTGGAGATGGCCCGGCAGTTT
The sequence above is a segment of the Thermus hydrothermalis genome. Coding sequences within it:
- the dnaG gene encoding DNA primase is translated as MDTAQAVEAIKRRLSLKEVVGRYVALKPAGRGRWKGLCPFHQEKTPSFYVDEEKGLFHCFGCKAGGDLFAFVERIEGLDFPQALERLAEEAGVELPKKPGAPQNRKELLEVLRLAQAYFQEGLAASEEAKGYLQNRGLTEESVARFGLGYAPAKADGLLTHLVRHGVSPEEGVKAGVLAEKDGRFFDRFRHRITFPIKDHLGRIVAFTGRALGEETPKYLNSPETPLFRKREVLFAYPEARARLREGRAIVVEGLFDAIALHQMGFGETVAVLGAGLSEEQARLLKSQEVREVYLAFDADEAGQKAALQSLDLEMARQFLFYAVRLPVKDPGELLKREDGPALFQRALEEALPEVEFRFQETAKGLDLSRPEHKRKVLEALTPRMLSPEPFDPVAERLKALVVERLGLSPRQLEEYLASRKRGRPAPPPPPKAEPKDRALLLELDVMALLLSLPEERFSGWVLYVSDHVWPPEGSLLAEFLDLARREPRRDYLRQVLSRKEAGGLFLEKLMMAPPLEEPRFPEIMEKTLARLREAYYLERRAKLKALLAQEPRLELLKEIQELDQAIEAERRIYRGL